The genomic window GAAggaacaacaacaaaacaagatGATGAAGACGACGACGAAGtggttgatgatgatgatgatgatgatgatgatgatgatgatgatgatgatgatgatgatgacgacgacgacgacgacgacgacgacgacgatgatgatgatgatggggATGAGGATTCAGATGACTGATGTTTCTTATTTGTTACAGATAAACAGTTGAACTTCAATATCctgaacactgatatctcaaatacaatttATATGTCGAAAAGATTTTTAAGTCCTAACCacttattaataattttgagTACAATTTTAACATCGATATCTTgaataaaatgaagctttgcaGGAGTACGCTGTAAGAAATAACATTTCAGAAAAAGTAAAAAGTGTACgtctttgaaattttaaacacatattAATACGACCAATCAACATTTGCTATACCCCAAATATTAACTAAAATTTGGTGGATTTTCTTAATTTGAGAATACCCTgttaaaaaccagacggtaggcTTTGATGTAATTTTACacacaagatttaaaaaatgtgttatcaatcacatattttaattttagaaaactTCCCATTGCAGTATTTTTCAGATCTGCTTTAAAAGTGTTGAGAATGACATTTCTTACATTCTTCCTTTAGTAAATATATTTCTTCCtttgtttttaatatgtaatgaaaaaataaatcatcaaaacagCCATTTTGCCTCGTTTGCTTGTCAAGAGGGATATGTATGGTTTTGGAAAgcttattaaa from Magallana gigas chromosome 9, xbMagGiga1.1, whole genome shotgun sequence includes these protein-coding regions:
- the LOC117691100 gene encoding putative uncharacterized protein DDB_G0270496 isoform X1 is translated as MKKKCSACNMKVQESPGGKYFKCLECDIVLCKVCYEQEVQLEEHSLAHDMRKMHISSEGTTTKQDDEDDDEVVDDDDDDDDDDDDDDDDDDDDDDDDDDDDDDDDDGDEDSDD
- the LOC117691100 gene encoding putative uncharacterized protein DDB_G0270496 isoform X2, yielding MKVQESPGGKYFKCLECDIVLCKVCYEQEVQLEEHSLAHDMRKMHISSEGTTTKQDDEDDDEVVDDDDDDDDDDDDDDDDDDDDDDDDDDDDDDDDDGDEDSDD